In Raphanus sativus cultivar WK10039 chromosome 5, ASM80110v3, whole genome shotgun sequence, the following proteins share a genomic window:
- the LOC108858548 gene encoding uncharacterized protein LOC108858548 — protein MVFQLSINMTVESTTVAHGNTTVVPNGDASNGNIIPTSKKPRESDRGRRRRRKQKKKSNKASSRAPDVEEAEADPQQPQVCEQIEIEYVLEQPELEDAFSDEFKQIFDKFSFREPVASEEDEAKKDESEENKDEDDEEKEEKVMISKKQKKVERRMKIGELKQESARPDVVEVWDATSAVPKLLVFLKSCRNTVPVPRHWSHKRKYLQGKRGVEKAPFRLPDFIAATGIQEIRQAYIDGNKKKLKLKQKQREERMQPKMGKMEIDYQVRHDAFFKYQTKPKLSALGDLYFEGKEFEVKPRRETRPGTLLSHGLKEALGLAQGAPPPWLINIFGVQQQDQPNYEDEPIDKSKHWGDLEEEEEEEEEEEMEEEEELEDGMESVDTMSSIETPPDAIELRKEQRKEPDRALYQVLEEEKGESVAPGTLLAPTHTYVIKTATQDKSGAKRVDLLKGHKKTDRVDVSLRPEELEALENVLPAKYEEAREEEKLRNKPEDFSDMVAENNSKKRKRDKEGKKKRDFKF, from the coding sequence ATGGTTTTCCAACTCTCCATCAATATGACCGTCGAATCAACCACCGTCGCGCACGGTAACACCACCGTCGTACCGAACGGAGATGCTTCCAACGGTAACATTATCCCTACCTCCAAGAAACCACGTGAGAGCGACCGTGGCCGCCGCCGCAGGcggaagcagaagaagaagagcaacaaagCATCATCCCGTGCCCCCGATGTAGAAGAAGCGGAGGCAGATCCGCAGCAGCCACAGGTATGTGAGCAGATTGAGATTGAGTATGTTCTAGAGCAGCCTGAATTGGAAGATGCTTTTAGCGATGAGTTTAAGCAAATCTTTGACAAGTTCAGTTTCAGGGAACCTGTTGCCTCTGAGGAGGACGAGGCTAAGAAGGATGAATCTGAGGAGAATAAAGACGAGGAcgatgaagaaaaagaagagaaggtcATGATCTCTAAGAAGCAAAAGAAGGTTGAACGGAGGATGAAGATTGGTGAGCTGAAGCAGGAGTCCGCTAGGCCTGATGTTGTTGAGGTCTGGGACGCTACTTCAGCAGTCCCAAAGCTGTTGGTGTTTTTGAAGTCGTGTCGCAATACAGTTCCTGTTCCAAGACACTGGTCTCACAAGAGAAAGTATTTGCAGGGAAAGCGTGGTGTAGAGAAGGCGCCGTTCCGTCTTCCTGATTTCATTGCCGCAACCGGGATTCAGGAAATTAGACAGGCTTACATTGACGGTAATAAAAAGAAGTTGAAGTTGAAGCAGAAGCAACGGGAGGAGCGAATGCAACCAAAGATGGGAAAGATGGAGATTGACTACCAGGTGCGCCATGATGCGTTCTTCAAATACCAAACAAAGCCGAAGCTGTCTGCTCTTGGGGATTTATATTTTGAAGGGAAAGAATTTGAGGTTAAACCGAGGAGGGAAACGAGACCAGGGACATTATTGTCACACGGCTTAAAAGAAGCTCTTGGTTTGGCTCAAGGCGCTCCTCCCCCATGGCTAATTAATATCTTTGGCGTCCAGCAGCAAGATCAGCCTAACTATGAGGATGAGCCTATTGATAAGAGCAAGCACTGGGGTGActtggaggaggaagaagaagaagaagaagaagaggagatggaggaagaagaggaactAGAAGACGGCATGGAATCGGTTGATACAATGTCAAGTATAGAGACACCACCGGATGCAATAGAACTTCGTAAGGAGCAGAGAAAGGAACCAGATAGGGCTCTATATCAGGTACTTGAAGAAGAAAAGGGAGAGAGTGTTGCTCCTGGAACTTTGCTGGCACCCACACACACGTACGTTATTAAAACTGCTACTCAAGACAAGTCAGGAGCGAAAAGGGTTGATTTGCTGAAAGGACACAAGAAGACAGATCGCGTGGACGTCAGCTTACGGCCAGAAGAGCTGGAGGCCCTGGAGAATGTGTTGCCTGCCAAGTATGAGGAAGCAAGAGAAGAGGAGAAACTACGCAATAAGCCAGAGGACTTCAGTGACATGGTCGCCGAGAAtaattccaagaaaaggaagcGTGACAAGGAAGggaagaaaaagagagatttcAAGTTTTGA
- the LOC108856248 gene encoding E4 SUMO-protein ligase PIAL1 translates to MVIPPSSRLNNRNDVDSKEFHAHCFSLANGIDAAIGKDEVPVDAQDLAVTLNHVCQHRRCNAQTRAVIMTLMISVKSACTLGWFPQKESQHLLDLVDSMLKGFTGSENVTSSVNSPVSLIPQVMERFYPFLKLGHILVSSEAKAETNILVKDFHISRKMLQHSPQAKVGLFVFRTEDISKSSCIIHPQEVSFLLNGKGVEKRYIALMEPGPQCPTDVTSLLNLGANLLQTIGCFGGSYFIVIAFFDDIPLPVNPSLKDYVHSQVIQSNSDCDLIEGPSRISLSCPISRTRIKLPVKGHVCKHLQCFDFWNYVEINTRIPSWRCPHCNQPVCYTDIRLDQSMIKILEEVGSNATDVVISADGSWRVATENDGNVEAVPEATQGDPDSFQNLRPTVLDLTSDETEMETSGCTHFNEQKLCLSEIHNTHTPVMCYPILNQSSASVDLLPQLPQSLNVFDGFMNFPQVVNQRDSAVREASSPQDRFATNTSSFHIPIPSSQFQGSHVTTPLGHSLGRASGYNHIYDNGVTQTQLAHMPPPLHHQYALQNQRLPPTRRSRSLSPAQERQIPSCITHPQALAANYGGTSDQRRMKMPIQRPVQRQNPVGAVQQFRWRELTNMPSANTPSQRPLTRMRGSLAPGSTGYEHLIIRPTRPVHAPTQTLVPPQPTGYNYIPVQAQVQTLPPLQPTAYNCIPAQAPVQTLPSLQPSANYNMADEIQAFLAHPSYPNGNSGTQAGTGSLPVEEGVGPQGLFWSMPPEAW, encoded by the exons ATGGTGATTCCTCCGAGTTCTAG GTTAAACAATCGCAATGATGTCGACAGCAAGGAGTTTCACGCTCACTGCTTCTCTCTCGCCAA tgGAATCGATGCGGCTATTGGGAAGGATGAAGTTCCTGTGGACGCTCAAGACCTGGCTGTAACCCTCAATCAC GTGTGTCAACATAGAAGATGTAATGCTCAAACGAGGGCAGTGATAATGACGCTGATGATCTCAGTCAAG AGTGCTTGTACGCTTGGGTGGTTCCCGCAAAAAGAGTCTCAACACCTGTTGGATCTCGTAGATTCG ATGTTGAAGGGTTTCACCGGTTCTGAAAACGTTACCTCTAGTGTCAATAGTCCCGTCAGTCTAATTCCCCAGGTCATGGAAAG GTTCTATCCGTTTTTGAAGCTGGGGCATATTCTTGTTTCTTCCGAGGCCAAG GCAGAAACAAACATATTGGTGAAGGACTTCCACATTTCAAGGAAGATGCTGCAACATTCTCCCCAAGCCAAAGTA GGATTATTTGTTTTCCGGACAGAGGACATAAGCAAATCTAGTTGTATTATACATCCACAAGAAGTCAG CTTTTTATTGAATGGAAAGGGCGTTGAAAAGAGATACATTGCCTTAATG gagcCTGGGCCGCAGTGTCCAACAGATGTTACTTCCCTGCTCAACCTTGGGGCAAATCTTCTGCAAACCATTGGCTGCTTTGGAG GTAGTTACTTCATTGTCATTGCCTTCTTCGATGACATCCCACTTCCCGTGAATCCATCGCTGAAAGATTATGTTCATTCTCAAGTCATTCAATCAAATTCAG ATTGTGACCTAATCGAGGGACCATCAAGGATATCTCTCAGTTGTCCTATCAG TCGCACGCGTATCAAGCTACCTGTGAAGGGTCATGTCTGCAAACATCTTCAG TGTTTTGATTTTTGGAACTATGTGGAAATAAACACGAGGATACCATCATGGCGCTGCCCTCATTGCAATCAGCCTGTCTGCTACACTGACATCCGTTTAGATCAAAGCATGATAAAG ATTCTAGAAGAGGTGGGAAGTAATGCTACGGATGTGGTCATCTCCGCTGATGGATCATGGAGGGTTGCAACGGAGAACGATGGGAATGTGGAAGCTGTGCCAGAAGCCACTCAGGGAGACCCGGATAGCTTCCAGAACTTAAGGCCAACTGTTTTGGATCTCACCAGTGATGAGACTGAAATGGAAACATCCGGATGCACTCACTTCAACGAACAGAAGCTTTGTCTATCCGAGATTCACAACACGCATACCCCTGTGATGTGTTATCCTATACTCAACCAGTCTTCTGCTTCAGTAGACTTGCTGCCACAGTTGCCACAAAGTTTGAATGTTTTTGATGGGTTCATGAACTTTCCGCAAGTAGTAAACCAGCGAGATTCAGCAGTGAGAGAAGCGTCATCTCCGCAAGATAGATTTGCTACTAACACATCCAGCTTTCACATACCAATACCTTCTTCTCAGTTTCAAGGTTCACATGTTACTACTCCTCTTGGACATTCTCTAGGAAGAGCCTCCGGATATAATCACATCTATGATAATGGCGTAACTCAAACTCAATTAGCACACATGCCTCCTCCGTTGCATCATCAGTATGCACTGCAG AACCAGAGGCTTCCTCCCACAAGGAGGTCCAGGAGCCTGTCCCCTGCGCAGGAAAGACAGATCCCATCCTGCATTACACATCCCCAAGCGTTAGCTGCCAACTATGGAGGGACCTCTGACCAGAGACGCATGAAAATGCCAATTCAAAGACCTGTTCAAAGACAGAATCCTGTCGGCGCAGTGCAACAGTTCCGATGGCGTGAACTCACGAATATGCCATCTGCAAACACTCCAAGTCAGCGCCCACTGACCAGAATGAGAGGCAGTCTAGCGCCCGGCTCCACGGGGTATGAACACTTGATCATTCGACCTACCAGGCCGGTTCATGCACCAACCCAAACACTTGTTCCGCCTCAGCCAACAGGTTACAATTATATCCCGGTTCAGGCGCAAGTTCAAACACTACCTCCGCTGCAACCAACAGCTTACAATTGTATCCCGGCTCAGGCTCCAGTTCAAACACTTCCTTCCCTACAACCATCAGCTAACTATAATATGGCTGATGAAATTCAAGCATTCTTGGCGCATCCAAGCTATCCAAATGGTAACAGTGGAACGCAAGCTGGGACAGGTTCATTGCCTGTGGAGGAAGGTGTTGGGCCACAGGGGTTGTTTTGGTCAATGCCTCCTGAGGCATGGTGA
- the LOC108863337 gene encoding sugar transporter ESL1, which translates to MTMSENQRNLEAGLLLNKNRNDINECRITAVVLFSTFVSVCGSFCYGCAAGYSSVAQTGITTDLGLSVAQYSMFGSLMTFGAMFGAIFSGKASDLIGRKGTMWFAQLFCIAGWLAIAFAKDTIWLDAGRFSTGFAVGLFSYVIPVYIAEITPKHVRGAFVFANQLMQSCGLSLYYVIGNFVHWRNLALIGLIPCALQVLTLFFIPESPRLLGKWGREEECKASLQRLRGDEADVSEEAYAIKETIVLFDQGPKSRIMDVFQRRYAPALVIGVGLMLLQQLSGSPGVIFYVGSIFNKGGFPSDIGSMILAAIMIPKSLLGLILVEKMGRRPLLLTSASGMCLCSLLLAFSFSFRSYGMLDELTPILTFIGVVGFISAFAVGMGGLPWVIMSEIFPMNVKVSAGTIVTLANWFFSWIVALAFNFMIEWNASGTFLIFFSICAAGIAFIYAMVPETKGRTLEDIQASLTDFLQ; encoded by the exons ATGACGATGTCGGAGAACCAAAGAAATCTTGAAGCAGGGTTGTTACTGAACAAGAACAGAAACGACATCAACGAGTGTCGTATCACTGCGGTTGTGCTCTTCAGCACCTTTGTTTCTGTGTGTGGCTCTTTCTGTTATGGTTGTGCG GCAGGTTATTCATCAGTTGCTCAAACAGGGATCACAACAGACTTAGGCCTCTCTGTTGCACaa TACTCCATGTTTGGATCACTTATGACTTTTGGAGCCATGTTTGGTGCCATCTTTAGTGGGAAAGCCTCAGATCTCATTGGTAGAAAAGGG ACAATGTGGTTTGCTCAACTTTTCTGCATAGCCGGTTGGCTAGCAATAGCATTTGCAAAAGACACGATTTGGCTAGATGCTGGAAGGTTTTCCACAGGATTTGCAGTTGGTTTATTTAGCTACGtg ATACCAGTTTATATCGCAGAAATAACACCAAAACATGTTAGAGGAGCATTTGTATTTGCTAATCAG CTGATGCAAAGTTGTGGGTTGTCGTTATACTACGTCATTGGAAACTTTGTTCATTGGCGTAATTTGGCATTAATCG GTCTGATTCCATGTGCCTTGCAAGTTTTGACTTTGTTCTTCATCCCAGAGTCCCCTAGATTACTG GGAAAATGGGGACGTGAAGAAGAATGTAAAGCTTCATTGCAGCGTCTCCGTGGAGATGAAGCTGATGTCTCTGAAGAAGCCTACGCTATCAAA GAAACCATAGTGTTGTTTGATCAAGGACCAAAATCTCGGATTATGGATGTGTTCCAGAGGAGATATGCTCCGGCTCTTGTT ATTGGTGTGGGGCTAATGCTTCTGCAACAGCTCTCTGGAAGCCCAGGGGTTATCTTCTATGTCGGTAGCATATTTAATAAAGGAG GATTTCCAAGCGACATTGGCTCAATGATTCTTGCAGCGATCATG ATACCAAAATCTTTATTGGGTCTGATTTTGGTTGAGAAAATGGGACGAAGGCCTCTTCTACTG ACATCTGCAAGTGGAATGTGCCTTTGCAGCTTGCTCCTCGCATTTTCCTTCAGCTTTCGg TCATATGGCATGCTCGATGAGCTTACTCCTATTTTGACATTCATCGGTGTCGTG GGCTTCATCTCTGCATTTGCCGTAGGCATGGGAGGCTTACCGTGGGTCATCATGTCTGAG ATTTTCCCAATGAATGTTAAAGTTTCAGCTGGGACTATTGTTACCTTAGCCAACTGGTTCTTTAGTTGGATTGTGGCTCTCGCCTTCAATTTCATGATAGAATGGAACGCATCAG GAACGTTCTTGATCTTCTTTAGTATCTGCGCTGCGGGTATAGCCTTTATTTATGCGATGGTACCCGAGACCAAAGGAAGAACACTAGAAGATATACAAGCTTCTCTTACAGATTTTCTACAATGA
- the LOC108863336 gene encoding sugar transporter ERD6: protein MERQKSMEKGLLRKSLSIRERKFPNEEAFLESGLSRKSPREITKKAQNDDGECRVTATVFFSTFVAVSGSFCTGCGAGFSSGAQSGITKDLSLSVAEYSMFGSILTLGGLIGAIFSGKVADVLGRKRTMLFCEAFCITGWLAVALAQDALWLDCGRLLLGIGVGLFSYVIPVYIAEIAPKHVRGSFVFANQLMQNCGIALFFIIGNFLPWRLLAIVGFVPCVLHVFCLFFIPESPRWLAKKGRDKECRSALQRLRGSDVDISREANTIRDTIEMSEVDGESRMSELFQRRYAYPLLIGVGLMFLQQLSGSSGVTYYASSLFNKGGFPSAIGTSVIATIMVPKAMLGTIIVDKLGRRTLLMASCAAMGLSALLLSVSYGFESFGILPDLTPIFTCIGVLGHIVAFALGMGGLPWIIMAEIFPMNVKVSAGTLVTVTNWLFGWVITYTFNFMLEWNASGMFFIFSMVSAFSIVFIYFLVPETKGRSLEEIQALLSNSVQ from the exons ATGGAGAGACAAAAAAGCATGGAGAAAGGGTTACTGAGGAAGAGCTTAAGCATACGAGAGAGAAAGTTCCCAAACGAAGAAGCTTTTCTTGAATCAGGATTATCCAGAAAATCCCCCAGAGAAATTACTAAGAAAGCTCAAAACGACGATGGTGAATGTCGTGTTACTGCTACTGTTTTCTTTAGCACCTTTGTTGCCGTCTCTGGCTCCTTCTGCACCGGTTGTGGC GCGGGTTTCTCATCGGGTGCGCAATCAGGGATTACCAAAGATTTATCTCTCTCAGTTGCAgag TACTCAATGTTCGGGTCGATTTTGACACTAGGCGGTTTGATTGGTGCAATATTCAGCGGTAAAGTCGCCGATGTCTTGGGAAGAAAGCGG ACAATGTTGTTTTGTGAAGCCTTCTGCATCACAGGCTGGCTTGCTGTCGCATTGGCGCAG GATGCATTATGGCTGGACTGTGGAAGATTGTTGCTTGGAATCGGCGTTGGTTTATTTAGCTACGTG ATTCCAGTCTATATAGCTGAAATTGCACCAAAACATGTCCGTGGATCGTTTGTGTTCGCCAATCAA CTGATGCAAAATTGTGGCATTGCACTTTTCTTCATTATTGGCAACTTTCTGCCATGGCGATTATTAGCAATAGTCG GCTTTGTGCCTTGTGTGCTTCAcgtcttttgtttatttttcatccCCGAATCTCCAAGGTGGCTG GCGAAGAAAGGTCGTGATAAAGAGTGTCGATCTGCTTTGCAACGTCTTAGAGGATCTGACGTCGATATTTCTCGTGAAGCAAACACTATTAGA GACACCATAGAAATGTCCGAAGTGGATGGTGAATCTCGAATGTCTGAACTGTTTCAGAGACGATATGCATATCCGCTACTT ATCGGAGTGGGCCTGATGTTTTTGCAACAATTGAGCGGGAGCTCTGGTGTAACCTATTATGCCAGTAGCCTCTTCAACAAAGGAG GATTTCCAAGTGCTATTGGCACGTCTGTAATAGCTACGATCATG GTTCCGAAAGCAATGTTGGGAACAATTATAGTCGATAAACTGGGGAGGAGAACACTCCTAATG GCTTCTTGTGCTGCGATGGGTTTAAGTGCTTTGCTCTTGAGTGTTTCCTATGGGTTCGAG TCATTTGGAATTCTCCCAGATCTCACTCCCATCTTTACTTGCATTGGCGTATTG GGTCACATTGTGGCATTTGCGCTGGGGATGGGAGGACTACCCTGGATTATAATGGCTGAG ATATTTCCCATGAATGTGAAAGTATCAGCTGGAACCTTAGTTACCGTAACTAATTGGTTATTTGGATGGGTTATCACATATACCTTCAATTTCATGCTAGAGTGGAATGCATCAG GaatgttcttcatcttctcgaTGGTCTCCGCCTTTTCGATTGTATTTATATACTTTCTGGTACCGGAGACTAAAGGTCGATCTCTTGAAGAAATACAAGCGTTGCTCTCCAACTCTGTACAATAA